Below is a genomic region from Agelaius phoeniceus isolate bAgePho1 chromosome 11, bAgePho1.hap1, whole genome shotgun sequence.
gcccccgggcTCGCAGGGCGGGGCCTGCCAGGGCGGGGCCAATGGGGCGTAACCAATGGGCGGGGCGCTGGCGGGGCGGTGCTGGTGGGCGGGGCTTGCGGGGCGGGGCCCCTCGCTGTCGGCGCGCGGGCCCTCAGGCGGCGGCGGCCGGTAACGGCGGGGGAGGGGTAGGGGGACACGGGCtgtgagggacagcagggagcagggacacggGGTGTCCCGGGATAGACATGGGAGGGACACCGTGTGTCCCGGGATAGACATGGGAGGGACACGGGGTGTCCCCGGATAGACGTGTGCGTGGGACACGGTGTGTCCCGGGACACACATGGGGAGGGAGATGGAGTCTGGAGGCTGCGTTTTGGGGCCCTTTGGGCGCAGAGCAgtgggtgcagccctgggaacagTGGTTTGGGTGATGCTGTGTTTCAGGGCTGCCTTCTGTGGAGTCTCGGTGGCACAGGGTGGTGGCTCAGAGCTTGGGCATCTCTcacccctctgtgtcccctgccacagcaggaggGAGCTCCTTGGCAGGTGCCGGGGCTTGGGATGCCTGTGACAGGGAATGGGTCAGGATGGGACTGGGCAGGATGGGGCATCTCCAGGTTTCTCCCAGAACCGGGGCTCCCTCAGGCACTTGCCCTGTTGCCCTGTCCCCcatctcccagggctgctcccttaGGAACCAGAACCCCTCACAGTTCCTGAGGAGGGAGCCAGGTGTGCCCACTGACCCAGGGGGCTGGCCCATGCCCGGGTAGCCACCCTCACTCCATGCTAGCCCCACAGCATTGCCTCATGCCTGCCtaggccctgcagcccctccacaCACCCCCACCGGCACCAGCTGAGCAGgatgagggcagccagggatgctTTCCACTCAGAATGTCAGGGGAAGGGATACAGCATCCCCCGTGGGGTCTGCAGGCCTGCGCCCGTGGGCCTGGtgtgggggagcagggctgttcCCGTGGGAGCGGGCTGCTGTGCTAATAAGGCTTTGCTAACGAGCTGGcactgagcccagagctggggccagctGAGGGGAGCGAGGGGCCAGGACTGGGGGGGCTCACCCCCACTCCACACTGTGCCATGGGcgagggctgggggctggcactgggggcacccactgccctggcacctgGCACGAGATGCCCCAGTGCCACTTCCCTGGAGCCCtgcctccagagcagcccccctCTCTAGGGATACTACTGCCATGGCacttgctgggctcctgctcccacaTATCCcactccccagggctgtgctcccactCATGTCCCATTGTCCTGGGGATCCTGCTCTCACAGGtgtcctgctccccagggaTCCCACTCCCTCACGGTCCAGTTTCCCCAGGGTCTAACTCTCACAGGGGCCCTGCACATccatgtctgtgtgtctgtgctgtccTGCTGTATGGCCatgctgtctgtcctgctgttcACCCATGTGCACTGACCCTGCACATCCTGCTGTCCTCACGCACGTCTGTGCACCCGTGTGGCTCATGTCCGTCTGTCCGTGGCACCTCAGGATGCCGTGTGTGAGGTGCCAGCCTGCGTGCCAACACCTCACCCGCGCCAGTGATGCCCGAGACCTGGGCACATTCACATCTTTATTCTCACCTCTGGCCTCCTGCCACCGCCAGCATCACCCCCAGCAATAATTTACAGGTGtcaggggtggccctggggcagccaggctggtgaCAGGAACAGAGGGGCCACCCTGCAACTGGTGAGAGTCCAGTGCCCCCCCATGTGATATGTACATTATACAGAGCTACCCAGAGCAACACAACACGTTAAAAAAGATCTACTCTTATGTACAGTATTTATAAAAAGCATCCCAGCCTCCACCACCTCATAAAAAAATACATCTCTTATGTACTTTGCCGCAGGACAgacccccccagccctgtgctgcccaccctgccaggctgccctCCGTACTGGAGGGGAGGTGGGGGGTGGGAGAGCCGCTCTCCgggttttggcatgtttggatAGATGGATCCCAGcggcatggatggatggatgggtgagGGCTGTAGGGGTCTGAGTGCTGGCCCAGGGTGCGAGGCGAGCAGGAACAGCTTGGATTGCTGGGGTGCCCATCACCCTGGCATCTGGGCATGCAGACAAGGGTGCCTCCAGAGCCCTGAGCTTGCCCCCAGTGAGtgctgcccccagcccgcccccaaatccccctcatgCCCCTTGGGTGCACCGggcccccagcagcccagccGCAGCATGGGCAGGATGCCAGTGCATGCAAAGCCCATGGCGTGCATGCCACCTCCCTGGAGCAATGCAGCTGTCCCCCCACCCTGTACATGGCCCAGGGGTCAGCAGGGTCCCGTCCGCAGGCACCCAGAGCCAACAGTTCCCCTGGCaggctcaggagcagcaggctgagcaCCACCAGCCACAGCATGAGGGCCATGTTTGTCCACAGGGACCAGGGTGCCCCTGCCATGCCAGGGCAGTGGGTGGCATCTCTTTGGGGATGGGGGGATGGCAGGGGAGAGGGTGGGTGGCTTGGGCACAGGTGCTGTCACAGGTCCGACCGCCCTGCTGGATTCCAGCCCCCACGGACACTGTTCATCAGGCTCTTGATGCTATCTGGGGCAGGCCAGGGAAGTGCCCAGCCTTGGTCCCCACGGCAGGCAGTGCCCTGcgcccctggcagtgcctgcttCTGGTGGCTCTTGGGGTGCAGAAGAGCTCCACCTGACAGCCAGCTCCAGGTGAGGTAGGGCAGTATTATTCTCCCCATTTTAcagatggggaaactgaggcgcAGAGCAGGGAAGGTGCCCGCTGGAGTGGCTGGGGGGCACAGGACCTGCCCCGGGCTCACTGCCCCATCTCAGACACAGGTCGAGGAGTCTCCATGCCTGCCATGGCTCATGCCCTCTCACCATCACCACAGGTGACGGGCAGCAACAGCGGAAGTCCCCAGGGAATCCTGGTGGGGCTGCAGCATGGGGGCTGAGCCCAGGGTGGGCTCTCCCTGGGGCACCGGGTGGGTGGGGGCGAGGTTGGCTTGGGCACCGGCAGTGGCTAGTGGCTGCCGCCGCTCTTCCCCCCACCCGTGGCCCAGTCGATGATGATGAAGCTCAAGCTCATGATCATGAAGACCACCCCGAGGAGGGCAAAGCAGGCAGCCTGTGGGGACAAGGAAGGGACTCAGGCATGGCCAGGGCGACAGGGTTCCCCGCCAGGCTCAGAACCCCACACCTGTCCCCATCCTTGTACCCCTGCCCATGCTTACCAATATTTTGGGGGTGGAGCGCAGTGGCTCCTTGTCCTTGGGCATGATGCGGATGTAGAAGATGGCAGGGAAGATGAAGATGAGGCAGGGAGCGGAGGTGGCACCTGGAGAAGACAAGGACAGAGTGGGCAGGGGCCTCCcaccctgcagctcagccctgccagccccactgccaggACAGGTCCTGTCCACCCCCACCCCCTCCTTGCCCTCCCCAGTCCTGGCAAAGCCTTCCAGGAACCCAGGGACGCAGTGtgctggcactgtccccacaCCCCTCCCGCAGCCCTGGCACTGAGCTGAGTGCTGAGGGGGGGGAGCCTGGCTGGGGGGATCAAGGGAAACATgcagggaagagcagtgccGGCACTGCGCTCTGGGAACCGGCCTGCCAGGACAGCGATGGGATCAGCCATCCACGCAACcacctgctcctggcagggtgaccggggaaactgaggcatggcAGGGTCAGTCACAGCTGAGCACCAGTCAGGACAGGGGCTGGCATGCTGCTGCAATGCTCCATGATcaaggagggacaggagcagggcactgcCACCCACCAATCAAGCCGAAGATGCCGAGAATGGAGGGGGCAAAGATGACGAGGAGGTTGATGAAGGTCAGCAGGATCACAGCAATGGAGATGTGGCGGATCCAGCTGAAGTCTTTCCCTTGGAACAGCATCTGCTGGATGGCCCGacgcacctggggacagggacagggtacCACACTCCATCCTCGGAGCCAGGACCTGTACCCTGACACTATGGCCCCGCAGGTCACCATaacccctttcccttcccaagCTCTCACCCTGATGCCCCACTGGTTCCTGTCACCCCTTCACAGCCTTGTCCCTGTGGCCCCGCCTCTGCCCCatcagccctgcctctgccccagtcctgctcctggcacccaGAATGTCCTGTTCCCCAGTCCCTATCTTCATcactgcctcagtttcccttctCAAAGCCTGGTGCTGAAGCCACCTGGGGGGTCACTCACCGGGAAGAGGACAATGGGGACGGTGAGGGTGACAGCCGTCAGCACAGCCACACGCACACACAGGATGAGCACATCAAAGGGATCCACCTTGTTGTACgtgtgcagcagctctgactcCACACGGTCTGTGAACACCATCAAGGAGCCCCTGGGTGAGCCCCAGCAGCATCacccccctggcacaggtgtGCCAGCCCCAGTCCCCACCCCGAGGGCTCACCGTAAAATGTGAGGTAGCCAAAGAGGGCAGCCAAGAAGTACATGAGGTACATGACCATGATGGAGATGTTGGAGATGCACTGCATCTTCTTCTTGGAGGGACTGCAGGACACggtgggctcagcacagccccatggcACCCACTGACACCAAGCACCCACCCAGTGAGGAGGGGTGATGCCAAAACACTCTGGCGTGTGTGTGGGATGTGCAGAGAGAGGCTGTGTCCCCCTTCCTGGGCAGGGTGGCACCAACCAGCCACCCACCCTCTCTGGGTCACAGCACCCACCTCCCAGGGATCACACCACCACCCCTGGATCATGGCACCCACATCCCAGGGGTCATACCATCCCTGCACCCATTCTGAGTCATATCACACACCTCCCAGGGGTGATAGTGCCCACCCAGGGTTATATCACCAATGCCCCAGGGGTGATATTGCCTACCAGCCACCTGCCCACCTACCCCAGATTGTATCACCCACTTCCTGAGACTGATATCACCCATCCCAGGTCCTATCAGCCACCATGCATGCACCCACTGCCCCACCCAGGGTCATATCACCCACCTCCCCGCAATGCCCCGGCACAGGTCCCACACATGGATGGCACTGCCTTTGGGTGGGCACCAGATGAAGCCCACCCCTCCCCATGGGTGCCCCCACCCAGGACTCACTCCTTCAGCTCAGTGTAGATGGGCAGGACCTCGGGGTGGCAGACGAAGGCGAAGGCCATGATGGGGATGGTGTAGGCTGTCTGTGCGAGAGGAGCACGACTGACTGCTGGGGGCCCAGAGCCTGgtgctgccagcaccaggacCACCCATCTTCACTGGGTGCACGGGGTGGGGGCTCACCCAGAGCCTCAGGTCCTTACCTGTGAGTTCAGGGTGAAGAAGCTGGGTGTGCAAGTGTCCTGCTCGGGGGCCTGGAGGACGGTGTAGCCATTCTGGTAGTCACTGGTGCTGACAGTGGTGACATTGAGGATGCCCGTGATGTTCCCCTCCTGCTCCGGAAGTGGGCAGGGGATCTGGAACTTCTTGTAGATGacctggggtggggggggacaTGGGGCCAGTCAGTTCTTGGcgcccccagctcccagcacacaTTGCCC
It encodes:
- the SLC38A3 gene encoding sodium-coupled neutral amino acid transporter 3 isoform X2 is translated as MDTTDVPLQAEMVELVPNGKHAAALTTTTVPSLAGDRFEENQTGVAEMEEFLPHGAEKKQTHFTDFEGKTSFGMSVFNLSNAIMGSGILGLAYAMANTGIILFLFLLTAVALLSSYSIHLLLKSSGIVGIRAYEQLGYRAFGTPGKLAAAIAITLQNIGAMSSYLYIVKSEVPLVIQTFLNLEEKTTDWYMNGNYLVILVSVTIILPLALMKQLGYLGYASGFSLSCMVFFLISVIYKKFQIPCPLPEQEGNITGILNVTTVSTSDYQNGYTVLQAPEQDTCTPSFFTLNSQTAYTIPIMAFAFVCHPEVLPIYTELKDPSKKKMQCISNISIMVMYLMYFLAALFGYLTFYDRVESELLHTYNKVDPFDVLILCVRVAVLTAVTLTVPIVLFPVRRAIQQMLFQGKDFSWIRHISIAVILLTFINLLVIFAPSILGIFGLIGATSAPCLIFIFPAIFYIRIMPKDKEPLRSTPKILAACFALLGVVFMIMSLSFIIIDWATGGGKSGGSH
- the SLC38A3 gene encoding sodium-coupled neutral amino acid transporter 3 isoform X1, which gives rise to MEPRAAGRGVESLSRAHSKPSCLPAMDTTDVPLQAEMVELVPNGKHAAALTTTTVPSLAGDRFEENQTGVAEMEEFLPHGAEKKQTHFTDFEGKTSFGMSVFNLSNAIMGSGILGLAYAMANTGIILFLFLLTAVALLSSYSIHLLLKSSGIVGIRAYEQLGYRAFGTPGKLAAAIAITLQNIGAMSSYLYIVKSEVPLVIQTFLNLEEKTTDWYMNGNYLVILVSVTIILPLALMKQLGYLGYASGFSLSCMVFFLISVIYKKFQIPCPLPEQEGNITGILNVTTVSTSDYQNGYTVLQAPEQDTCTPSFFTLNSQTAYTIPIMAFAFVCHPEVLPIYTELKDPSKKKMQCISNISIMVMYLMYFLAALFGYLTFYDRVESELLHTYNKVDPFDVLILCVRVAVLTAVTLTVPIVLFPVRRAIQQMLFQGKDFSWIRHISIAVILLTFINLLVIFAPSILGIFGLIGATSAPCLIFIFPAIFYIRIMPKDKEPLRSTPKILAACFALLGVVFMIMSLSFIIIDWATGGGKSGGSH